A section of the Humulus lupulus chromosome 2, drHumLupu1.1, whole genome shotgun sequence genome encodes:
- the LOC133814436 gene encoding uncharacterized protein LOC133814436 yields MGSMYTSLFSGWCFTNNNPWIDKGRIIIAWNPRVFSLDIKLCTTQLIHCLVQLPNQTGRFLITFVYGFNDDFSWEQLWNDLQELAVDITEPWMVIGDFNEILSLHERIGKKVTTKISSKFLECLTSCHLEDLKFSGCFYTWNNKQRAEDKMQLDKKPFRYFWMWKEAPCYEDKIQTSWNMPVVGTPMFQVISKLKKLKQELQEKLQKDPLNDRLITQEQMAREQYLHYHKAYMMFLAQKAKAVWMVNGDENTHIFHASLKARRIQNRIMSIKTEAGIWVDSPVDIKKAFFDYYQGLLGTGIMHRKRVSRSIMKLGPVLNVALIQTLTTDFSTQEVKDVMFAIPGLKAPGPVDIAATFIKIIGIWWVQRLLQLCYHSSIRWKT; encoded by the exons atgggtTCTATGTACACAAGTCTGTTCTCCGGGTGGTGTTTCACTAATAACAATCCTTGGATTGATAAGGGTAGGATAATAATTGCTTGGAACCCGAGAGTTTTCTCTCTGGATATCAAGTTATGTACTACACAATTAATTCACTGTTTAGTGCAGCTTCCAAATCAAACAGGAAGGTTTTTGATTACCTTTGTGTATGGTTTCAATGATGATTTTTCTTGGGAGCAGCTATGGAATGATTTACAAGAATTGGCTGTAGATATAACTGAGCCTTGGATGGTGATAGGAGACTTCAATGAGATTCTTTCACTACATGAAAGAATAGGCAAAAAGGTTACCACTAAGATTTCAAGCAAATTTCTGGAATGTTTGACATCTTGTCATTTGGAAGATTTGAAATTTTCAGGCTGCTTCTATACATGGAACAACAAGCAGAGAGCAGAGGACAAG ATGCAATTGGACAAGAAGCCATTTAGATATTTCTGGATGTGGAAAGAAGCACCTTGTTATGAAGACAAAATCCAGACCAGTTGGAACATGCCAGTTGTTGGTACTCCAATGTTCCAAGTCATATCTAAGCTGAAAAAGCTGAAACAG GAGCTTCAGGAAAAATTGCAGAAGGATCCACTCAATGACAGGTTGATTACTCAAGAACAAATGGCTAGAGAACAGTATCTTCATTACCATAAAGCTTACATGATGTTCTTAGCTCAAAAAGCTAAAGCAGTTTGGATGGTTAATGGAGATGAAAATACTCACATCTTTCATGCTTCTCTTAAGGCTAGGAGGATACAGAATAGGATTATGTCCATCAAGACTGAGGCAGGGATTTGGGTAGATTCTCCTGTAGATATAAAAAAGGCTTTTTTTGATTATTATCAAGGCTTGTTGGGGACAGGTATAATGCACAGGAAAAGGGTGTCTCGGTCAATCATGAAGCTAGGACCAGTTCTAAATGTAGCTCTTATTCAGACTCTCACAACAGATTTTTCAACTCAGGAGGTTAAGGATGTAATGTTTGCAATACCAGGTTTGAAAGCCCCAGGCCCAGTGGATATAGCAGCTACTTTTATCAAGATAATTGGAATTTGGTGGGTTCAGAGGTTACTGCAGCTGTGCTATCATTCCTCAATTCGG TGGAAAACTTAA